Proteins encoded together in one Candidatus Acidiferrales bacterium window:
- a CDS encoding nucleotide sugar dehydrogenase — MNTDVELLKKRITEKKIKVGVVGLGYVGLPLAVEFAGKGVETLGIDLDRKKVESVNKGVNYIGDVESDEFAELVKSGMLKAEDNYNSIDMCDAIFICVPTPFTPNKEPDISFILDAAENIAKCVRKNQIIVLRSTTFPNTTQGYVQPILERTGLKAGKDFFLAFSPERIDPGNKKFKTNNIPTVVGGVNEASTELASLVVKYSVNEIVKVSNPKVAEMEKLLENIFRSVNIALVNELAQLCDRMGGINIWEVVDAAATKPFGFMPFYPGPGIGGHCILIDPYYLGWLAKAYDFQTNFISLAAEVNENMPFYVKNMVQRELSFLATSFKKARIVILGVAFKKDVDDTRHSPALKVMELLLQDGAVNISYNDPYVPEVRVDGRKFKSVELTGKLLKSADCVLITTDHSSYDYDFVVKNSDLVIDTRNATRNVKKGKEKIVLLGDGR; from the coding sequence ATGAATACCGATGTCGAATTATTGAAGAAAAGAATTACAGAGAAAAAGATTAAAGTGGGGGTTGTGGGCCTTGGCTATGTGGGTCTACCTCTCGCGGTTGAATTTGCAGGGAAGGGAGTCGAAACGCTGGGAATTGATTTAGACCGAAAGAAAGTCGAGAGCGTAAACAAAGGTGTAAACTATATCGGTGATGTCGAGAGCGATGAGTTTGCTGAACTTGTGAAGTCGGGGATGCTGAAAGCGGAAGACAACTATAATTCAATAGACATGTGTGACGCGATTTTCATTTGTGTCCCGACTCCATTTACACCGAACAAAGAACCGGACATCTCTTTTATTCTTGACGCCGCGGAAAATATCGCAAAATGTGTGCGCAAAAATCAGATAATCGTGTTGAGAAGCACAACATTCCCAAACACAACTCAAGGATACGTTCAACCGATTCTTGAGAGAACAGGATTGAAAGCCGGGAAGGATTTCTTCCTCGCATTTTCTCCAGAGAGGATCGATCCGGGCAATAAGAAATTCAAGACGAATAACATACCGACGGTTGTCGGCGGCGTAAATGAGGCCAGCACGGAGCTTGCCTCGCTGGTTGTTAAGTACAGTGTCAATGAAATTGTCAAAGTATCGAATCCTAAAGTGGCTGAAATGGAAAAGCTGCTTGAAAATATTTTTAGGAGCGTAAATATCGCGCTCGTGAATGAGCTCGCGCAGCTCTGTGACAGGATGGGAGGGATAAATATTTGGGAAGTCGTAGATGCAGCGGCGACAAAACCTTTCGGTTTTATGCCGTTCTATCCGGGTCCCGGAATCGGCGGACACTGCATACTCATCGACCCATATTACCTGGGGTGGCTAGCAAAAGCATATGACTTTCAGACCAACTTCATTTCGCTGGCGGCAGAAGTTAACGAAAATATGCCGTTCTACGTGAAGAACATGGTGCAGCGCGAGTTGAGTTTCCTCGCGACAAGTTTCAAGAAAGCAAGAATAGTGATCCTTGGAGTGGCATTCAAAAAGGACGTCGATGACACGAGGCATTCTCCTGCCTTGAAGGTTATGGAACTTCTGCTCCAGGATGGTGCTGTGAACATTTCGTATAACGATCCGTACGTCCCGGAAGTCAGGGTGGATGGGAGGAAATTCAAATCTGTTGAGCTGACCGGGAAGCTACTGAAGTCCGCAGATTGCGTCTTGATTACAACCGATCACTCGTCTTACGACTACGATTTTGTCGTGAAAAATTCCGATCTGGTTATTGACACTAGAAATGCGACGAGGAATGTCAAGAAAGGAAAAGAAAAAATTGTCCTCCTGGGGGACGGAAGATGA
- the wecB gene encoding UDP-N-acetylglucosamine 2-epimerase (non-hydrolyzing) has translation MNRKLRFISVVGARPNFMKVAPLHRVFSKIDRVDHMIVHTGQHYDENMSRIFFNDLELPKPDVYLGVGSGTHAEQTARVMVEFEKILVNGKPDLVIVVGDVNSTVACSLTASKLLIPVAHVEAGLRSFDRTMPEEINRIVTDVLSDYLFVTEESGVVNLRNEGISEKKIFLVGDVMIDSLILYREKARRSEIKKTFGLSAGEYTLVTLHRPSNVDDCTNLETILKIFHGIELHGKIIFPIHPRTRKRIEEFGLSSQFAAVKNLVLTDPLGYLDFLNLMMDARIVLTDSGGIQEETTFLNVPCVTLRENTERPITLEVGTNVLTGLSVDEVVNLTNECYSGKWKKSRVPELWDGKAAERIGKVLLDLPVPNQV, from the coding sequence GTGAATAGGAAATTGAGATTTATCAGCGTAGTAGGTGCTCGTCCAAACTTCATGAAGGTCGCCCCCCTTCATCGTGTTTTCTCTAAGATTGACAGAGTTGATCATATGATCGTTCACACGGGTCAGCATTACGATGAAAACATGTCGAGAATTTTCTTTAACGATTTGGAGCTTCCGAAACCCGACGTCTATCTCGGTGTCGGTTCCGGGACTCATGCAGAGCAAACTGCGAGGGTTATGGTCGAATTTGAAAAAATTCTTGTGAATGGAAAACCCGACCTCGTTATCGTCGTCGGTGATGTGAATTCGACGGTTGCCTGCAGCTTGACGGCATCCAAACTCTTGATTCCGGTAGCCCACGTCGAGGCGGGGCTTCGGAGCTTTGACAGAACGATGCCCGAGGAGATAAATAGAATCGTAACGGATGTTTTAAGCGACTATCTTTTCGTTACCGAGGAAAGCGGAGTCGTGAACCTGCGGAATGAAGGCATAAGCGAAAAGAAAATCTTCCTGGTTGGCGACGTGATGATAGACTCGCTGATATTGTATCGGGAGAAAGCGAGGCGATCCGAAATCAAAAAGACATTTGGATTATCGGCCGGAGAATATACGTTGGTGACCCTGCATCGTCCGAGCAATGTGGACGATTGCACTAATCTCGAAACGATTCTGAAGATTTTCCATGGCATCGAACTTCATGGCAAAATAATATTTCCCATACATCCCCGGACAAGAAAACGCATTGAAGAATTCGGCCTTTCGTCACAATTTGCTGCCGTGAAAAATCTTGTGCTGACCGATCCGCTTGGATATTTAGATTTCTTGAATCTTATGATGGACGCACGAATTGTGCTGACCGACTCAGGCGGAATACAGGAAGAGACGACTTTCTTAAATGTGCCTTGTGTAACTCTGCGCGAGAATACGGAGCGCCCCATCACGTTGGAAGTCGGAACGAATGTCTTGACGGGTTTATCGGTGGATGAAGTTGTTAATCTCACGAATGAATGCTACTCGGGGAAGTGGAAGAAAAGCAGAGTGCCGGAGCTTTGGGACGGGAAAGCGGCGGAAAGAATAGGGAAAGTACTTCTTGACTTACCGGTTCCAAATCAAGTATAG
- a CDS encoding dTDP-4-dehydrorhamnose 3,5-epimerase family protein, with amino-acid sequence MKIVSVISLEIPDVKVVRFARFVDSRGFFTEPYRRSDSISHPGLENFRNLEFVQVNESFSIKGVCRGLHFQWNPFMGKLVRTITGRMVDMVLDIRKGSPTLGKIIAYDMPTEETDAFNEWIWVPPGFAHGNFFPEDSRIEYLCSGEYSPGCEAGISPLAEDIDWSLCSPQLKSVFDNAIVRNGIFSEKDKNGLSLSNWLKDTRSDNFLYGSC; translated from the coding sequence ATGAAGATTGTTTCTGTAATATCTCTCGAGATACCCGACGTTAAAGTAGTCAGATTTGCGCGCTTCGTCGACAGTCGTGGTTTCTTTACTGAGCCCTACCGAAGGAGCGACAGCATCAGTCACCCCGGCTTGGAGAATTTTCGAAACTTGGAGTTCGTCCAAGTAAATGAAAGTTTCTCAATAAAAGGAGTCTGCCGAGGACTCCATTTTCAGTGGAATCCGTTCATGGGAAAATTAGTTCGCACCATTACTGGTCGAATGGTAGATATGGTTCTCGATATAAGAAAGGGCTCGCCGACACTCGGCAAAATAATAGCGTATGATATGCCCACCGAAGAGACCGATGCATTCAACGAATGGATATGGGTACCTCCCGGATTTGCTCACGGAAATTTTTTCCCGGAAGATTCGAGAATTGAATACTTGTGTTCAGGTGAATACAGTCCCGGTTGTGAAGCGGGCATTTCTCCTCTGGCTGAAGACATCGACTGGTCCCTTTGTAGTCCCCAATTGAAATCCGTCTTTGACAATGCAATAGTTAGAAATGGAATTTTCAGCGAGAAAGACAAAAATGGACTTTCCTTATCAAATTGGCTGAAGGACACACGGTCCGATAATTTTTTATATGGTTCTTGTTGA
- a CDS encoding sugar nucleotide-binding protein gives MIDQRSILFTGGSGLLGREFHKLLPQALYPSRGELDVANFESVEECFKGKNIKIVFHAAAFTSPPKVDKDPEQAIDSNIIGTCNMVKICARHHARLIYVSTDYVFSGDKGNYRETDSVHPVNKYAWSKLGGECAVKMYDNSVIIRTSFGPDEFPYDKAFVDQWTSRESVSMIAKMMLKIIESDYRGVIHIGGERKTVYNYALNLSPDKKIGRLSTSEVSFKVPNDTSLDVGLYRSIFGDE, from the coding sequence ATGATTGACCAACGAAGCATTCTTTTTACAGGCGGGTCCGGACTGCTTGGACGTGAATTCCACAAACTTCTTCCTCAGGCACTTTATCCGTCCCGTGGTGAACTCGATGTAGCCAATTTCGAATCGGTGGAGGAGTGCTTCAAAGGAAAAAACATAAAGATTGTTTTCCACGCTGCCGCCTTCACCTCTCCGCCAAAGGTTGATAAGGACCCTGAGCAGGCAATTGATTCGAATATCATCGGAACCTGTAACATGGTAAAAATCTGCGCGAGACACCACGCAAGACTCATTTACGTTTCGACCGACTATGTTTTTTCAGGAGACAAAGGAAACTACCGCGAAACCGACTCAGTTCATCCCGTGAACAAATACGCGTGGTCAAAATTGGGCGGTGAATGCGCGGTCAAAATGTATGATAATTCAGTCATCATCAGAACTAGCTTCGGGCCGGACGAATTTCCTTACGACAAAGCTTTCGTTGATCAATGGACGAGCCGCGAATCGGTATCCATGATAGCTAAGATGATGCTTAAGATTATTGAATCAGATTACCGTGGCGTCATACACATTGGAGGAGAGAGAAAGACTGTTTACAACTATGCGCTAAACTTGAGCCCGGATAAGAAAATCGGTCGTTTATCAACGTCGGAAGTCTCGTTCAAAGTACCGAATGACACATCCTTGGACGTCGGGCTTTATAGGTCGATTTTCGGTGATGAATAG
- a CDS encoding SDR family oxidoreductase, which yields MGNNNGKKILVGGGAGYIGSALVPVLIEHGYHVSVVDFLWFGNHLPKEVKVIQQDLFDLTREQIEGFDVFIFLAGLSNDPMAEFSPSKNFVYNAALPAYLAYIAKQAGVKRYVYASSCSVYGYTENNLYDENSPVTCGYPYGISKLQGERGVFQLQDENFSVIALRQGTVCGYSPRMRFDLIINTMFKSALTSKRITVNNPAIWRPLCDVRDIVFAYLRAIQADSNLSGVFNITGGNFTVGEVGDLVKMEVEKISGMKVALDIKNIQDYRNYKVSTQKAENNLGFKPVFTIIDTVDDLFNHKDLYGDFENDEFYNIRTFKKIEW from the coding sequence ATGGGAAATAACAACGGGAAGAAAATCCTCGTAGGTGGTGGAGCTGGATACATAGGAAGTGCTCTTGTGCCTGTGTTGATTGAACACGGCTATCATGTTTCGGTTGTTGATTTCCTTTGGTTCGGAAATCATTTACCGAAGGAGGTCAAAGTCATTCAACAGGATCTCTTTGACCTGACGCGAGAGCAAATCGAAGGCTTCGACGTTTTTATCTTCTTGGCGGGACTTTCGAATGATCCGATGGCAGAGTTCAGCCCATCCAAGAATTTTGTTTATAATGCAGCATTGCCTGCTTATCTCGCATATATTGCGAAGCAAGCCGGCGTAAAGCGATATGTTTATGCATCTTCGTGTTCTGTTTATGGATACACCGAGAATAATCTTTATGATGAAAACTCTCCTGTTACATGCGGCTATCCATACGGGATTTCCAAGCTTCAAGGAGAGCGCGGCGTATTCCAGTTACAGGACGAGAATTTTTCAGTGATTGCACTTAGGCAAGGAACTGTCTGCGGTTATAGTCCCAGAATGCGCTTTGACCTCATCATAAACACAATGTTTAAGTCTGCGCTTACTTCCAAAAGGATTACGGTAAACAATCCAGCAATTTGGAGACCACTATGCGACGTCAGGGATATTGTCTTCGCGTACCTGCGGGCAATTCAAGCGGATTCAAACTTAAGCGGGGTTTTTAACATAACCGGAGGCAATTTCACAGTCGGTGAAGTGGGAGACCTTGTGAAAATGGAAGTCGAAAAAATTTCAGGGATGAAGGTCGCGTTAGACATAAAGAATATTCAGGATTACCGCAACTATAAAGTCTCTACCCAGAAAGCGGAGAACAACCTAGGGTTCAAACCGGTTTTTACAATTATCGATACTGTCGATGATCTCTTTAACCATAAAGACCTCTATGGCGATTTCGAGAACGATGAGTTCTACAACATACGCACTTTCAAAAAAATCGAATGGTAG
- a CDS encoding flippase yields the protein MRKVYKNTALNIVAQVIVMLIMFLAIPRIVRGLGDVSFAILSLVWTVITYFTLWDLGIGRAVTKFVAERKGKKENSDVVSVVITSTVIGILLGFIFGALIFIFDYQLAHLLFTVPAGYDAIVNLALRIVAVSMPVLLLQSVFRGVVMGFDRFDMSNLVQVINGFLQWGGALVLVLLGVGVLWVIGFVMLSRLITTLILLAMISRIMNWKDLNRPFNFSLMKDVLVFGGWAMVSQVISPLLQYAERFMLSAMVATSIVTFYVVPYEATSKMLVLSVGLVSALFPAMSEMHGVGGLSQEFKKLYNQSERILVFTFLPIGAFLFIFTPEILNIWMGGPFAQSARFVFEILSVAFLLNSIAQLPFTILQAAGRSDLTGKIHLIELPIHFLFTFIAIRYLGLVGAAIATLFRIIVDTILLYAFTSRKLGLEVGVFKDFRRNLAMPALSLVGGMVCMFLLQRFVAVKVVLGLMSFLLYGFIVFRFSLEDSEKKFLMNFAQRRVSA from the coding sequence TTGAGAAAAGTTTATAAAAACACGGCACTAAACATTGTCGCACAGGTGATCGTGATGTTGATAATGTTTCTTGCGATCCCACGGATAGTAAGAGGACTAGGGGATGTATCATTTGCCATATTGTCTCTAGTATGGACCGTGATTACTTATTTTACTTTGTGGGACTTAGGAATTGGCCGTGCGGTTACGAAATTTGTGGCCGAAAGAAAAGGAAAGAAGGAGAATAGCGATGTCGTGTCGGTTGTGATCACCTCCACGGTCATCGGCATTCTTTTAGGCTTCATATTTGGGGCGTTGATTTTTATCTTTGATTATCAGCTAGCGCATTTACTTTTTACTGTGCCGGCTGGATATGACGCGATTGTTAATTTGGCGTTGAGGATTGTCGCGGTCTCCATGCCGGTGCTCCTCCTGCAGAGTGTTTTCCGCGGCGTTGTCATGGGGTTCGATAGATTTGACATGTCGAACTTAGTCCAAGTTATTAACGGATTTTTGCAATGGGGGGGAGCTCTGGTCTTAGTACTCCTCGGGGTTGGCGTGCTCTGGGTGATTGGTTTTGTGATGCTCAGCCGGTTGATTACCACTCTTATCCTTTTAGCAATGATCTCTCGGATCATGAATTGGAAAGATCTGAATCGACCATTCAATTTCTCCTTAATGAAAGACGTTCTAGTCTTCGGAGGGTGGGCAATGGTCAGTCAAGTGATCAGTCCTTTGCTCCAGTATGCGGAGAGATTTATGCTTAGCGCCATGGTAGCAACAAGCATAGTGACATTTTATGTGGTCCCTTATGAAGCAACTTCTAAAATGCTGGTATTATCGGTTGGATTGGTTTCAGCTTTGTTTCCGGCGATGAGCGAGATGCATGGAGTAGGAGGACTAAGCCAAGAGTTCAAAAAGCTGTATAATCAGTCCGAACGAATCTTGGTTTTTACTTTTCTTCCGATCGGAGCATTCCTGTTTATTTTTACACCTGAAATCTTGAACATATGGATGGGGGGGCCTTTCGCGCAAAGCGCCCGGTTTGTTTTTGAAATTCTTTCCGTGGCATTTTTACTGAATTCAATCGCGCAACTTCCGTTCACAATTCTTCAGGCAGCGGGGAGATCGGATCTAACCGGGAAAATACATCTTATTGAATTACCGATTCATTTTCTCTTCACTTTCATAGCGATAAGGTATCTTGGGCTAGTTGGGGCAGCTATAGCAACCCTGTTTAGAATTATCGTGGATACGATTCTGCTTTACGCATTTACGTCAAGGAAATTGGGATTAGAAGTCGGAGTCTTCAAAGATTTTCGTAGAAACTTGGCAATGCCTGCTTTGTCTCTTGTTGGCGGCATGGTTTGCATGTTTTTATTACAACGGTTTGTTGCCGTGAAAGTAGTTCTTGGACTTATGTCGTTCCTGTTGTATGGTTTCATTGTATTTAGATTTTCGCTTGAAGACAGTGAAAAGAAATTCTTGATGAATTTCGCCCAAAGGAGAGTAAGTGCCTGA
- a CDS encoding O-antigen polymerase: MPELTLLTYVLITVATIWLGLRVYGRWINHITIYGIVWGTQIVLFQLRLIKYYDFSPETTFLIFGAWAVFVVSSLTFKTFYSGNVPATRERTHEGVGFLTPVLVTFTLVGAIGTYQHWLVLIRLFGSIKNVIISGNVLYTLRTRESGIPGMWPYVDSFGLAADFLGGYFAAARGRPILLAMIPIVVQIANAISGFGRSGLVIGLILWGTAYFVPQANKRTRDWKSLRKRFLLVTSVLLISALGMELIREYRGTNESFAGETGSLSKAKGVAFIAPSVYLYLSSDVAVLNKFLDYEFSGETENTPVGANTFAPFFRLFSKYGISDYVREYQKFYNVPVGTNTGTYLRELYADWGIGGTMLAVYVIGALCSVAATVYDRRRTLSSLVILSHLYAFVFFTFMVMLSRATYWLISLVASLIAAAIVDKFSVRTDT, from the coding sequence GTGCCTGAACTGACGCTGCTGACGTATGTATTGATCACGGTCGCGACGATTTGGTTGGGCCTGCGCGTTTACGGGAGATGGATCAACCACATCACTATCTATGGAATTGTCTGGGGGACGCAGATTGTGCTTTTCCAATTAAGGTTGATCAAATACTATGACTTTTCTCCGGAAACCACATTTCTAATTTTTGGGGCTTGGGCGGTTTTTGTCGTATCGTCATTGACTTTCAAGACGTTTTATTCCGGTAATGTACCGGCAACTCGGGAAAGAACGCATGAGGGCGTTGGGTTTCTTACGCCGGTTCTGGTTACATTCACTTTGGTTGGTGCGATCGGTACCTATCAGCACTGGCTCGTCCTGATCAGGCTTTTTGGAAGCATCAAAAATGTGATAATCAGTGGAAATGTCCTTTATACACTTCGAACTCGAGAGAGTGGAATCCCAGGCATGTGGCCTTATGTTGACAGCTTTGGCTTAGCTGCCGACTTTCTCGGAGGGTACTTTGCCGCGGCCCGTGGCCGCCCGATCCTTTTGGCTATGATTCCCATCGTTGTTCAGATAGCTAACGCAATCTCTGGGTTCGGAAGGTCGGGTTTGGTCATCGGCCTAATACTGTGGGGAACGGCATATTTCGTGCCCCAGGCCAACAAAAGAACAAGAGATTGGAAATCCTTGAGGAAGCGATTCTTATTGGTCACCTCTGTCCTTTTGATCTCCGCTCTGGGGATGGAGCTCATAAGGGAGTACAGGGGAACAAACGAAAGTTTCGCGGGGGAAACCGGATCGCTTTCGAAGGCTAAGGGTGTCGCTTTCATTGCCCCGTCGGTTTATCTATACTTGAGTTCGGATGTAGCCGTGTTGAACAAATTTCTGGATTATGAGTTTTCGGGAGAGACCGAGAATACTCCTGTTGGCGCAAATACATTTGCTCCTTTCTTTCGTCTCTTTTCGAAATATGGAATATCCGATTATGTCCGTGAATATCAGAAATTTTACAACGTCCCCGTGGGAACAAACACGGGAACGTACTTGCGCGAGCTGTATGCTGATTGGGGGATTGGTGGGACGATGCTTGCAGTATATGTCATAGGGGCACTCTGTTCCGTGGCGGCAACAGTTTATGATCGCAGAAGGACGTTGTCGTCTTTAGTGATTTTATCCCATCTTTATGCCTTTGTGTTTTTTACTTTTATGGTCATGCTATCTCGGGCGACTTATTGGTTAATCAGTCTCGTCGCATCGCTGATCGCCGCCGCCATTGTTGACAAGTTTTCCGTCAGGACAGATACATAA
- a CDS encoding T9SS type A sorting domain-containing protein translates to MKRRSILTMLLVTTGFNLFSNPLRCQWVQTNGPYANSVHCLTSVDTVLFAGTDDGVFRSTDSGDHWIQVNNGLTDYSVNSLAAMGPKLFAGTGGGVFVTTDYGTNWSAMNQGLTDYDVITLVADKPNLFAGVSSGVFLSKDEGASWGPIDSGIVRLSVTGNLTVSCLAAADSIICVAALEGLFVSSDLGTNWTLTSLDWAKEVSIMADSGRMKLYVRTAYDNPWGPIYCLDSGGLNWNCVMSQATCFAVEDTLLFAESIDGVFYSKNRGSTWTDIGGGFALAASREVSTFFFEDSIVYAGTLHSGVWRSELSSILSGVTPGTNHLPAGFLLLHNYPNPFNPSTVIDYKLPVSCFVSLEVYDVLGKSVATLVNEYQRAGSHWVIFQASQMTSGVYLCRLQAGTCSKTQKILFLK, encoded by the coding sequence ATGAAAAGAAGAAGCATTCTGACAATGCTCCTCGTGACTACGGGCTTCAATCTATTTTCCAATCCTTTAAGGTGCCAGTGGGTTCAGACGAACGGCCCTTACGCGAACAGCGTTCACTGCTTGACATCGGTCGACACAGTCCTTTTTGCTGGAACAGATGACGGAGTTTTCCGATCAACGGATTCGGGTGACCATTGGATTCAAGTCAACAACGGTCTGACAGACTATTCAGTCAATTCCCTCGCCGCGATGGGCCCTAAATTGTTTGCCGGAACAGGGGGCGGCGTGTTTGTGACCACCGATTATGGGACAAACTGGAGCGCCATGAACCAGGGATTAACTGATTACGACGTGATAACTCTTGTTGCAGACAAACCAAATCTCTTTGCAGGGGTCTCCTCTGGCGTTTTCCTCTCGAAGGATGAAGGTGCCAGCTGGGGTCCTATCGACTCTGGAATTGTGAGGTTGTCAGTCACTGGCAATCTTACGGTCTCATGTTTGGCGGCGGCCGATTCAATTATCTGTGTTGCTGCTTTGGAAGGACTTTTTGTTTCCTCGGATCTAGGGACGAACTGGACTCTCACGTCATTAGATTGGGCGAAGGAGGTTTCAATAATGGCAGATTCAGGAAGAATGAAACTATACGTTCGTACGGCCTATGATAACCCGTGGGGTCCAATTTACTGCCTCGACAGCGGCGGACTCAATTGGAATTGCGTAATGTCGCAAGCGACTTGTTTTGCGGTTGAGGATACACTCCTTTTCGCTGAATCAATAGACGGAGTCTTCTATTCCAAGAATAGAGGGAGCACCTGGACGGATATTGGTGGAGGGTTTGCATTGGCTGCAAGTCGCGAAGTTAGTACCTTCTTCTTCGAAGACTCAATTGTTTATGCCGGAACTTTACACAGCGGAGTTTGGCGTTCAGAACTCTCATCCATTTTGTCAGGTGTCACTCCCGGAACGAATCATCTGCCCGCAGGTTTCTTGCTGCTCCACAACTATCCCAATCCGTTTAATCCTTCAACGGTGATAGATTACAAGTTGCCGGTTAGCTGCTTTGTCTCCCTCGAGGTCTATGACGTACTCGGCAAGAGTGTGGCCACTCTTGTGAATGAATACCAAAGGGCAGGATCCCATTGGGTGATTTTTCAAGCGAGCCAAATGACTAGTGGAGTGTATTTATGTCGACTCCAAGCGGGGACTTGTTCCAAAACCCAGAAAATTCTGTTCCTGAAATGA
- a CDS encoding glycosyltransferase family 2 protein, translated as MQKNISEPLVSVVIATWNRRDDLRETLKKYCEQTYRKVEIIVVDNGSTDGTDCMLAAEFPAIQYIRLETNTGVKAYNIGMQKALGEIIVVSDNDSYLEATGIQKIVDAFARLGDKVAAIACEVVYVPENKVYNWYRFEHNTQDSEGYSAHMFIGAGAAIKKKVLEEVGYYPEEFFVYMNEVDLSTRIIGAGYDIRYFPNIVTYHNASTVSRSKGRIRLLSYRNIIWYYWKYFPFPIALGRCAIRVPVEIAQLLLTGTNPMWILSSTVETIKGIPGIIRNRKPIPKRFVKKALGYQTEIGNLASYYKEEVARRFFQPRANESNLQNTIK; from the coding sequence ATGCAGAAGAATATCTCTGAGCCGCTTGTAAGCGTGGTCATCGCCACATGGAACCGCAGAGACGATCTTAGAGAGACACTCAAAAAATATTGCGAGCAAACTTACAGAAAGGTCGAAATTATTGTCGTGGACAACGGCTCGACCGATGGCACAGATTGTATGTTGGCGGCTGAGTTCCCAGCGATACAATACATCAGGCTTGAGACAAATACTGGCGTGAAGGCTTACAACATTGGGATGCAGAAAGCTCTTGGCGAAATCATCGTTGTGTCCGACAACGATTCGTATTTAGAGGCAACTGGTATTCAAAAAATCGTAGATGCTTTCGCACGGTTGGGTGACAAAGTCGCTGCTATCGCTTGCGAAGTGGTCTACGTCCCGGAAAACAAGGTCTATAACTGGTATCGATTCGAGCACAACACTCAAGATTCAGAAGGATACTCTGCCCACATGTTTATCGGCGCAGGTGCAGCTATAAAGAAAAAAGTGCTCGAAGAAGTTGGCTATTACCCTGAAGAGTTCTTCGTCTACATGAACGAAGTGGACCTTTCCACAAGAATTATTGGCGCTGGGTATGACATACGCTACTTTCCCAACATCGTGACATACCATAACGCCTCTACTGTGTCCCGCTCCAAAGGAAGGATCCGCTTGCTGTCATACAGGAACATAATCTGGTATTACTGGAAATACTTTCCATTCCCAATTGCATTAGGCAGGTGTGCAATCCGTGTTCCGGTGGAAATAGCCCAGTTGTTGCTCACCGGGACGAATCCCATGTGGATACTCTCGTCCACCGTGGAAACAATAAAAGGCATTCCAGGAATTATCCGAAATAGAAAACCAATTCCAAAGCGGTTCGTAAAAAAAGCGCTAGGATATCAGACTGAGATCGGGAATCTGGCCTCCTATTACAAAGAGGAAGTTGCGAGAAGATTCTTTCAACCAAGGGCAAACGAATCTAATTTGCAGAACACCATCAAATAG